The Allochromatium tepidum genome has a window encoding:
- a CDS encoding diguanylate cyclase codes for MPTIPSSTEVDVEASVAGERLLLIDDSQAISRLLRARCQDLAGVESEIAGSLAEARALLATEPERFFAAVVDLNLPDSREGEAIDLVRAHGIPAIVLTAHYDEEIRERMLAKEVVDYLLKSSLHEIDHVATLVRRIHRNQHIKVLVVDDSHSFRAYLAKLLELHRLQVLQAENGRAALEIMKSDPGVDLVITDYNMPEMDGLALIGALRQRQPRSELAIIGLSEQNSSALSARLLKNGANDFIVKPFLVEEFYCRVIQNIEQIELVRAIRDSSVRDYLTGLYNRRHFFNAGETLHAAARRRQLALAAVMLDIDHFKRVNDTHGHLAGDRVIKQVASLLACGVRQADLLGRYGGEEFCILLTGIDQEHLAVILERLRAAVESASIAHEDLSLSVTISLGATLALGDSLQAMIDRADACLYRAKQGGRNRFVIDDSVE; via the coding sequence ATGCCCACGATACCCAGCTCAACCGAGGTCGACGTCGAAGCGTCGGTTGCGGGCGAGCGTCTATTGCTGATCGACGACAGTCAGGCGATCAGCCGGTTGCTGCGTGCGCGCTGCCAGGATCTGGCCGGCGTCGAGTCCGAGATCGCCGGTTCGCTGGCCGAGGCCAGGGCTTTGCTGGCCACAGAGCCGGAGCGCTTCTTCGCGGCCGTGGTCGATCTCAATCTGCCCGACTCGCGCGAGGGCGAGGCGATCGATCTGGTGCGTGCACACGGCATCCCGGCGATCGTGCTCACGGCCCACTACGACGAGGAGATTCGCGAGCGTATGCTGGCCAAGGAGGTGGTCGACTATCTGCTCAAGAGCAGTCTGCACGAAATCGATCACGTCGCGACCCTGGTGCGGCGCATTCACCGCAACCAGCACATCAAGGTGCTGGTGGTCGATGATTCGCACTCCTTTCGCGCCTATCTGGCCAAGCTGCTCGAACTGCATCGTCTCCAGGTGCTCCAGGCCGAGAACGGGCGTGCAGCCCTTGAGATCATGAAGTCCGATCCGGGGGTCGACCTGGTCATCACCGACTACAACATGCCGGAGATGGACGGACTCGCACTCATCGGTGCGCTACGGCAGCGTCAGCCGCGCTCGGAACTGGCCATCATCGGGCTATCGGAGCAGAACTCCTCGGCGCTCTCGGCGCGACTGCTCAAGAACGGCGCCAACGACTTCATCGTCAAGCCCTTCCTGGTCGAGGAGTTCTATTGCCGCGTCATCCAGAACATCGAGCAGATCGAGCTGGTGCGCGCCATCCGCGACTCCTCGGTGCGCGACTATCTCACCGGGCTCTACAACCGTCGCCATTTCTTCAATGCCGGCGAGACTCTCCATGCGGCGGCACGGCGGCGTCAACTGGCGCTGGCGGCCGTCATGCTCGACATCGACCATTTCAAGCGCGTCAACGACACCCACGGCCATCTGGCCGGGGATCGGGTCATCAAGCAGGTGGCGAGCCTCCTGGCCTGCGGCGTGCGTCAGGCCGATCTGCTCGGGCGCTATGGCGGTGAGGAGTTCTGTATCCTGCTGACCGGGATCGATCAGGAACATCTGGCCGTGATCCTGGAGCGGCTGCGGGCCGCTGTCGAATCAGCATCCATCGCGCACGAGGATCTGTCGCTGTCGGTCACGATCAGTCTGGGCGCGACCCTGGCGTTGGGCGACAGTCTGCAAGCCATGATCGACCGCGCCGATGCCTGTCTCTATCGCGCCAAGCAGGGCGGGCGCAATCGATTCGTGATCGACGATTCGGTCGAATGA
- a CDS encoding DegT/DnrJ/EryC1/StrS family aminotransferase: MQFIDLKTQYARIDRDVKARIEAVLDHGLFIQGPEVQELEERLAEFVGVRHCIGLSSGTDALLAAMMALEIGRGDEVITTPFTFIATGEMIALLGARPVFVDIDPVTYNIDPSKIEAAITGRTRAIMPVSLYGQCADMDAIAAVAARHRLPVIEDAAQSFGASYHGRRSCALSRIGCTSFFPAKPLGAYGDAGACFTDDDALAKSLREIRNHGQDRRYHHPRLGLNARLDTLQAAILLAKMAIFPEEVEARARIGARYTELFQARGAVGTDVGGAPVLTPHVHPHNLSVYAQYTIQVEDRDAVAAKLNEQGIPTAVHYPIPLNEQPVFHVGLPGEDYPVSAAVARRVMSLPMHPYLDGDTQVRVVEAVAEATGL; encoded by the coding sequence ATGCAATTCATCGACCTGAAGACCCAGTACGCCCGCATCGACCGCGATGTGAAGGCCCGCATCGAAGCCGTGCTCGACCATGGCCTGTTCATCCAGGGGCCTGAAGTCCAGGAACTCGAGGAACGGTTGGCTGAGTTCGTCGGTGTGCGTCACTGCATCGGCCTGTCGAGCGGCACGGATGCACTGCTCGCGGCCATGATGGCACTCGAGATCGGCCGTGGCGACGAGGTCATCACCACGCCCTTCACCTTCATCGCCACCGGCGAGATGATCGCGCTCCTGGGCGCGCGTCCGGTGTTCGTCGACATCGACCCCGTCACCTACAATATCGATCCGAGCAAGATCGAAGCGGCCATCACCGGACGCACCCGCGCCATCATGCCGGTCTCGCTCTATGGCCAGTGCGCCGACATGGACGCCATCGCCGCCGTCGCCGCGCGCCATCGCCTGCCGGTGATCGAGGATGCGGCCCAGAGCTTCGGTGCGAGCTATCACGGACGACGCTCCTGCGCACTCTCGCGCATCGGCTGTACCTCCTTCTTCCCGGCCAAGCCGCTCGGCGCCTATGGCGACGCGGGCGCCTGCTTCACCGACGACGACGCGCTCGCCAAGTCCCTGCGCGAGATCCGCAATCATGGCCAGGACCGGCGCTACCATCATCCGCGTCTCGGGCTGAACGCGCGTCTGGACACCTTGCAGGCGGCCATCCTGCTCGCCAAGATGGCGATCTTCCCCGAGGAGGTCGAGGCTCGCGCCCGGATCGGTGCGCGCTATACCGAACTGTTCCAGGCGCGCGGCGCGGTCGGCACGGATGTCGGCGGCGCGCCCGTGCTCACGCCCCATGTCCATCCGCACAACCTGTCGGTCTATGCCCAGTACACCATTCAGGTCGAGGATCGCGACGCCGTCGCCGCCAAGCTCAACGAACAGGGCATCCCGACCGCCGTCCATTACCCGATCCCGCTCAACGAGCAGCCGGTGTTCCATGTCGGTCTGCCGGGCGAGGACTATCCGGTCAGCGCCGCCGTCGCCCGTCGGGTGATGAGTCTGCCCATGCACCCCTATCTGGATGGGGACACCCAGGTGCGTGTCGTGGAAGCCGTGGCCGAGGCGACCGGACTCTAG
- a CDS encoding META domain-containing protein — protein MPDPLRALIGCGLLLASTGLVRAQSETPESSAPSAPIEEESSPEPVPVPFEGLDWHLTTYRSDSGPTAVEPRSRPTEFRFEAGRFSGSTGCNRVQGGYEVEGTDFRFGEGLAATRMACPEPLMKQETAIFKALQRVTGYRYVPDRLELTDDRDETVLSFTRIGAPTSGADDMLQGRNWVLEAYADAQGTLVGPIRGTTIDLSFDPRGRISGSDGCNRYLSGFTRAKSSLSFGPIATTRMACPATDGRAEQARAYAGLLGRVSAYRIEDGRLLLLDAKGTTLARLRAAPAE, from the coding sequence ATGCCCGACCCCTTGCGCGCACTCATTGGATGTGGACTGCTGTTGGCGTCGACCGGGCTGGTCCGGGCCCAAAGCGAGACGCCCGAATCTTCCGCGCCATCCGCTCCGATCGAGGAGGAATCGAGTCCGGAGCCGGTTCCGGTTCCATTCGAGGGACTCGACTGGCATCTGACGACCTATCGAAGCGACTCCGGTCCGACCGCGGTCGAACCCCGCTCGCGCCCGACCGAGTTCAGGTTCGAGGCCGGCCGATTCTCAGGCAGTACCGGCTGCAACCGGGTTCAGGGCGGCTATGAGGTCGAGGGTACCGACTTCCGCTTCGGTGAGGGCCTGGCCGCGACCCGTATGGCCTGCCCCGAGCCGCTGATGAAGCAGGAAACGGCGATCTTCAAGGCCCTCCAAAGGGTGACAGGCTACCGCTATGTGCCGGATCGCCTGGAACTGACGGATGATCGGGACGAGACTGTGCTGAGCTTCACCCGGATCGGCGCACCGACGAGCGGAGCGGATGACATGCTGCAAGGACGTAACTGGGTGCTCGAAGCCTATGCCGATGCTCAGGGAACGCTGGTCGGCCCGATCCGGGGCACCACGATCGACCTGAGCTTCGACCCGCGCGGACGGATCAGCGGTTCGGACGGCTGCAATCGCTATCTGAGCGGCTTCACGCGCGCGAAGTCGTCGCTGTCGTTCGGGCCGATCGCGACCACGCGCATGGCCTGCCCCGCCACCGATGGCCGGGCGGAGCAGGCGCGGGCCTATGCCGGGTTGCTCGGGCGGGTCAGTGCCTATCGGATCGAGGACGGGCGTCTGCTCCTGCTGGATGCAAAGGGCACGACCCTGGCACGTCTGCGGGCCGCGCCTGCCGAGTGA
- the lptM gene encoding LPS translocon maturation chaperone LptM: MRCWANNLFILIVVVLGTLAMLGACGQKGDLYLPEPASESTRSNVPPGTDVPTPLPVPPESGVNADTSQP, encoded by the coding sequence ATGCGCTGCTGGGCGAACAATCTCTTCATCCTCATCGTCGTCGTACTCGGCACGCTCGCCATGCTCGGCGCCTGTGGTCAGAAGGGCGACCTCTACCTGCCCGAACCGGCGTCCGAGTCCACCAGATCCAACGTGCCGCCGGGCACCGATGTCCCAACCCCGCTGCCGGTGCCGCCGGAGTCCGGGGTGAATGCCGACACCTCTCAACCCTAA
- the lysA gene encoding diaminopimelate decarboxylase — translation MDHFNDRDGLLHAEEVPLTEIAERFGTPCYVYSRATIERHWHAFERAFRDHPHLICFSVKSNSNLAVLNVLARLGSGFDIVSVGELERVLAAGGDPARVVFSGVGKRADEIRRALEVGIRCFNVESESELTRIDRIAGELGVRAPVSLRVNPDVDPQTHHYISTGLKENKFGIDIQEAESIYALAAAMPNLKVIGIDYHIGSQLTDLAPFIDALGRVLALADRLCASGIAIEHLDLGGGLGIRYREEHPPEPAAYAAAMSHLLSDRPYEVILEPGRAIVGNAGVLLTRVEYLKHGSHKHFAILDAAMNDLMRPALYQAGHEIVRVVRETDADPSRYDLVGPVCETADFLGKDRTLALEEGDLVAVRGAGAYGFTMSSNYNSRPRTAEVMVDGDRVYLVREREQVADLYAGEHLLPSETLTAAA, via the coding sequence ATGGATCACTTCAACGACCGCGACGGACTCCTCCACGCCGAGGAGGTGCCGCTCACCGAGATCGCCGAGCGCTTCGGCACGCCCTGCTATGTCTATTCGCGCGCCACGATCGAACGCCACTGGCACGCCTTCGAACGCGCCTTTCGCGATCATCCGCACCTGATCTGCTTTTCGGTCAAGTCCAATTCCAACCTCGCGGTCCTGAACGTGCTCGCGCGGCTGGGGTCGGGCTTCGACATCGTCTCGGTCGGCGAGCTGGAACGGGTGCTGGCCGCCGGCGGCGATCCGGCCAGGGTCGTCTTCTCGGGCGTGGGCAAGCGTGCCGACGAGATCCGGCGCGCGCTGGAGGTCGGCATCCGCTGCTTCAACGTCGAGTCCGAGTCCGAGCTGACCCGGATCGACCGGATCGCCGGTGAACTCGGGGTTCGGGCGCCGGTGTCGCTGCGCGTCAACCCGGACGTCGATCCCCAGACCCACCACTACATCTCCACCGGCCTGAAGGAGAACAAGTTCGGCATCGACATCCAGGAGGCCGAGTCGATCTATGCGCTCGCCGCCGCGATGCCGAACCTGAAGGTCATTGGGATCGACTATCACATCGGCTCGCAACTGACGGATCTGGCGCCCTTCATCGACGCGCTCGGACGGGTGCTGGCGCTGGCCGACCGGCTGTGCGCTTCGGGGATCGCCATCGAGCATCTGGATCTGGGCGGCGGACTCGGCATCCGCTATCGTGAGGAGCATCCGCCGGAACCGGCCGCCTATGCCGCCGCCATGAGCCATCTGCTGTCCGATCGCCCCTATGAAGTGATCCTGGAACCGGGACGTGCCATCGTCGGCAACGCCGGTGTGCTGCTGACGCGGGTCGAGTATCTCAAGCACGGGTCGCACAAGCATTTCGCCATCCTCGACGCGGCCATGAACGACCTGATGCGGCCCGCGCTCTATCAGGCCGGTCACGAGATCGTGCGCGTGGTCCGGGAGACCGACGCCGATCCGAGCCGTTACGATCTGGTCGGCCCGGTGTGCGAGACGGCGGACTTCCTCGGCAAGGACCGTACCCTGGCGCTGGAGGAAGGCGATCTGGTCGCGGTGCGCGGGGCCGGGGCCTATGGCTTCACCATGAGTTCCAACTACAACAGCCGTCCGCGCACCGCCGAGGTCATGGTCGACGGCGACCGCGTCTATCTGGTGCGCGAGCGCGAGCAGGTCGCGGATCTCTACGCGGGAGAACATCTGTTGCCGTCCGAGACACTGACCGCCGCCGCATGA
- a CDS encoding class I SAM-dependent methyltransferase encodes MKRRPEPELMDGEAQALAYAQADFNASNRLFIELLRRLVPGSLAGATALDLGCGPADIVIRFLRAYPGATCDALDGSRPMLDLARCALDARPEIAARARLLHDVIPSEQLERGHYDLVISNSLLHHLPDPAVLWRTLRETAKPGAPVLVMDLMRPASPGWVEALVESYAADESEILRTDFRNSLYAAFEPAEVSAQLAAAGLETLEVAVVSDRHLAVMGHLPA; translated from the coding sequence ATGAAACGTCGTCCCGAACCCGAATTGATGGATGGCGAGGCCCAGGCGCTCGCCTATGCCCAGGCCGATTTCAACGCCTCCAACAGGCTCTTCATCGAGCTGTTGCGCCGACTGGTGCCCGGATCGCTCGCCGGGGCCACGGCGCTCGATCTCGGGTGCGGGCCGGCGGACATCGTGATCCGCTTTCTGCGTGCCTATCCGGGCGCGACCTGTGATGCGCTCGACGGATCGCGCCCGATGCTGGATCTGGCCCGGTGTGCGCTCGACGCCCGGCCTGAGATCGCCGCGCGCGCCCGACTGCTGCATGACGTCATCCCGTCCGAACAGCTAGAACGTGGGCACTATGATCTGGTGATCTCCAACAGCCTGCTGCATCACCTGCCCGACCCGGCCGTGTTGTGGCGGACGCTGCGTGAGACGGCCAAGCCCGGCGCGCCCGTGCTGGTCATGGATCTGATGCGCCCGGCCTCGCCCGGCTGGGTCGAGGCGCTGGTCGAGAGTTATGCCGCCGACGAGTCCGAGATCCTGCGCACCGATTTCCGCAACTCGCTCTATGCCGCCTTCGAGCCGGCCGAGGTGAGCGCGCAGCTCGCCGCCGCCGGTCTGGAGACGCTGGAGGTCGCGGTGGTCAGCGATCGGCATCTCGCCGTCATGGGGCATCTGCCGGCATGA
- the dapF gene encoding diaminopimelate epimerase: protein MRLRFTKMQGLGNDFVVFDGVRQRVDPDAEFARRLADRRFGVGCDQILLVEPPRLPETDFHYRIFNADGSEVEQCGNGARCFARFVRDQGLTDKDEIPVGTAAGAIRLYLEPDGQVRVDMGAPEFRPARIPFTVETETETPDATYPLEAGGRKLTIGVLSMGNPHAVLIVDDVDSAPVATLGPLIEHHPDFPRRVNVGFMQILGPNAIRLRVHERGAGETLACGTGACAAVVSGRRRGRLDERVRVALPGGELVIEWRGPGHPVWMTGPAVNVFEGEIER, encoded by the coding sequence ATGAGACTGCGCTTCACCAAGATGCAGGGACTGGGTAACGACTTCGTCGTCTTCGACGGCGTGCGCCAGCGGGTCGACCCGGATGCGGAGTTCGCGCGACGTCTGGCCGATCGGCGTTTCGGCGTCGGCTGCGATCAGATCCTGCTGGTCGAGCCGCCGCGTCTGCCCGAGACCGATTTCCACTACCGCATCTTCAACGCCGACGGCTCCGAGGTCGAACAGTGCGGCAATGGCGCGCGCTGTTTCGCCCGCTTCGTCCGCGATCAGGGTCTGACCGACAAGGACGAGATCCCGGTCGGCACGGCGGCCGGCGCGATTCGGCTCTATTTGGAGCCGGATGGCCAGGTTCGGGTCGACATGGGCGCGCCCGAGTTCAGGCCGGCGCGCATCCCCTTCACGGTCGAGACCGAAACCGAGACGCCGGACGCGACCTATCCGCTGGAGGCTGGAGGCCGGAAGCTGACCATCGGCGTACTCTCCATGGGCAATCCGCACGCCGTCCTGATCGTCGACGACGTCGACTCGGCGCCGGTCGCCACGCTCGGCCCGCTGATCGAGCATCATCCGGACTTCCCGCGCCGGGTGAACGTCGGTTTCATGCAGATACTCGGACCGAACGCGATCCGGCTGCGCGTGCACGAGCGCGGCGCGGGCGAGACGCTCGCCTGCGGCACCGGCGCCTGTGCCGCCGTGGTCAGCGGACGCCGGCGCGGACGGCTCGATGAGCGGGTGCGGGTCGCGCTGCCCGGCGGCGAACTGGTGATCGAATGGCGCGGTCCTGGGCATCCTGTCTGGATGACGGGGCCGGCCGTCAATGTCTTCGAGGGCGAGATCGAACGATGA
- a CDS encoding DUF484 family protein, whose amino-acid sequence MMHQAEHSRDEAFDQERQVVDYLIAHPDFLARHPEVLSIIEVPHGIRGAVSLIEYQVRVLRRQLAIERNRLVHLIARARRNEALAIRLHGLFLQLMTVDDPEHLCRLLRETLLREFHAEALAFKLFSLATLESRPHDPLVNAFADFIDRRNALCGPLSPERALALFGDGGAGIHSAAIIPIQADGQSGIIAIGSSDATRFSPEMGTDFLNRLGEVISRKLRTVRLGDCAPH is encoded by the coding sequence ATGATGCATCAGGCCGAACACAGCCGGGACGAGGCGTTCGACCAGGAACGACAGGTCGTCGACTATCTCATCGCCCATCCGGACTTCCTCGCCCGTCACCCCGAGGTGCTGAGCATCATCGAGGTGCCGCACGGCATCCGGGGCGCGGTGTCGCTGATCGAGTATCAGGTTCGCGTCCTGCGCCGCCAGCTCGCGATCGAGCGCAACCGGCTCGTCCATCTCATCGCGCGTGCGCGCCGGAACGAAGCCCTGGCGATCCGTCTGCATGGTCTGTTCCTGCAACTGATGACGGTCGATGACCCCGAGCATCTCTGTCGCCTGCTACGCGAGACCCTGCTGCGCGAGTTCCACGCCGAGGCACTGGCGTTCAAGCTTTTCTCGCTTGCGACCCTCGAAAGCCGGCCGCACGATCCACTGGTCAACGCCTTTGCCGACTTCATAGACCGTCGCAACGCACTCTGCGGTCCGTTGAGTCCCGAACGCGCGCTCGCCCTCTTCGGCGACGGCGGCGCGGGTATCCACTCGGCCGCCATCATCCCGATCCAGGCCGACGGCCAGTCCGGCATCATCGCCATCGGCAGCTCGGATGCCACCCGCTTCAGCCCCGAGATGGGCACCGACTTCCTGAACCGGCTCGGCGAGGTCATCAGCCGGAAGCTCAGGACGGTGCGTCTCGGCGACTGCGCACCGCACTGA
- the xerC gene encoding tyrosine recombinase XerC, which produces MPTRPDEPTAQTAIDTTRIERFIAHLAHERRLSEHTVRAYRHDLTQIAAWLAAQGERDAGSIERLDEAGIRRYTAWRHRQGVSGKTLQRELSSLRGFYRWLLRENQAVANPAVGLRAPKSPRKLPHTFDADQLGALLDPVDEDPLMIRDTAMVELFYSSGLRLAELVSINLGDIDMRDGELGVIGKGSKSRRVPVGRKAREAIERWLAVRPALADRDERALFVSLRGGRIHPRTVEKRLERWAVERGASQHLHPHLLRHSFATHLLESSGDLRAVQELLGHADIGTTQIYTHLDFQHLAQVYDQAHPRARRKSSKPDERT; this is translated from the coding sequence ATGCCCACACGCCCGGACGAACCGACCGCGCAAACCGCGATCGATACGACTCGGATCGAGCGTTTCATCGCGCATCTGGCGCACGAGCGACGGCTGTCCGAGCATACGGTCCGCGCCTATCGGCACGATCTGACCCAGATCGCCGCCTGGCTCGCCGCTCAGGGCGAGCGGGACGCGGGGTCGATCGAGCGGCTCGACGAGGCCGGCATCCGACGCTATACCGCCTGGCGCCATCGTCAGGGCGTCTCGGGCAAGACGCTCCAGCGCGAACTCTCCAGCCTGCGCGGGTTCTATCGCTGGCTGTTGCGCGAGAATCAGGCCGTGGCCAATCCGGCCGTCGGCCTCCGCGCGCCCAAGAGTCCGCGCAAGCTTCCGCACACCTTCGACGCCGATCAGCTCGGTGCCCTGCTCGATCCGGTGGACGAAGATCCGCTCATGATCCGCGACACGGCCATGGTCGAACTGTTCTATTCCTCGGGTCTGCGTCTGGCCGAGTTGGTGAGCATAAATCTGGGCGACATCGACATGCGCGACGGCGAGCTGGGCGTGATCGGCAAGGGGTCGAAGAGCCGGCGGGTTCCGGTCGGTCGGAAGGCACGCGAGGCGATCGAACGCTGGCTGGCGGTGCGTCCGGCGCTGGCCGATCGCGACGAGCGGGCGCTGTTCGTCAGTCTGCGCGGCGGGCGCATCCATCCGCGCACGGTCGAGAAGCGGCTGGAACGCTGGGCGGTCGAACGGGGCGCCAGTCAACATCTGCACCCGCATCTGCTCAGACACAGCTTCGCGACCCATCTGCTGGAATCCTCCGGCGACCTGCGCGCCGTGCAGGAACTACTCGGCCATGCCGACATCGGCACGACCCAGATCTATACCCATCTCGACTTCCAGCATCTGGCTCAGGTCTATGATCAGGCGCATCCGCGCGCGCGCCGGAAGTCATCGAAACCGGACGAGCGGACCTGA
- a CDS encoding sulfotransferase family 2 domain-containing protein — translation MLLSPKYRFLFVHIAKTGGTSVRAALEGLRWRDPWYYPMFLCSRFSHLSGHRIAAKLPRHAKVVAAKELLPKEYFDSLFKFAFVRNPWDLQVSSFHHIRRERPQYLGGHETFEDFLRWKLDPERPYQYHIDTSITLQTDYLIDLGGTIVVDFIGRYERLHDDFATVCERIGIRTPALPHERQARDRKRDYRSYYDDETAELVARRFARDIRMLDYRFDPVDP, via the coding sequence ATGCTCCTGTCACCCAAATACCGCTTCCTGTTCGTCCACATCGCCAAGACCGGCGGCACCAGCGTGCGCGCCGCACTCGAAGGGCTACGCTGGCGCGATCCCTGGTACTACCCGATGTTCCTGTGCAGCCGCTTCAGCCATCTGAGCGGACACCGGATCGCCGCCAAGCTGCCGCGTCACGCCAAGGTGGTCGCGGCCAAGGAGCTACTGCCTAAAGAGTATTTCGACAGCCTGTTCAAGTTCGCCTTCGTGCGCAATCCCTGGGATCTCCAGGTCAGCTCTTTCCATCACATCCGGCGCGAACGGCCGCAGTATCTCGGCGGACACGAGACCTTCGAGGATTTTCTGCGCTGGAAGCTCGATCCGGAGCGGCCCTATCAGTATCACATCGATACCTCGATCACGCTCCAGACCGACTATCTGATCGATCTCGGCGGCACGATCGTCGTCGACTTCATCGGGCGCTACGAGCGGTTGCATGATGACTTCGCGACCGTCTGCGAGCGCATCGGCATCCGCACTCCCGCCCTACCCCACGAACGTCAGGCTCGGGATCGGAAGCGCGACTACCGCAGCTATTACGACGACGAAACCGCCGAGCTGGTCGCGCGCCGGTTCGCGCGCGACATCCGGATGCTCGACTACCGCTTCGATCCCGTCGATCCCTGA
- a CDS encoding DUF2189 domain-containing protein, translating to MPHVMTADRFDGQAGLNVSTIDFSHPWEWLRKGWSDVRAAPGYSLTYGTGIVLLSLLITTLMIVGELTFLVPFLIAGFFLMAPMLSIGLYQMSAHLERGESLESCQALEAFKRNQGQLGMVSAFLFVTLQAWLVVSLVSIALLFNDPFPTLDNFLPVVFFSGDHLLLLATITVIGAGFAAVVFGIMAITVPLLTDRHVDALTAMRTSVRAVTQNPGPMLLWAGLIVLIVGAGLATFYLGLFIAIPLVGHASWHAYRDLVPSP from the coding sequence ATGCCACACGTCATGACGGCCGATCGATTCGACGGCCAAGCGGGTCTGAACGTCTCGACCATCGATTTCAGCCATCCTTGGGAATGGCTGCGCAAGGGCTGGTCCGATGTGCGTGCCGCACCCGGTTACAGCCTGACCTACGGCACCGGGATCGTGCTGCTCAGCCTGCTGATCACCACGCTGATGATCGTCGGCGAGCTGACCTTTCTGGTGCCCTTCCTGATCGCCGGGTTCTTTCTGATGGCGCCGATGCTGTCGATCGGGCTCTATCAGATGAGCGCCCATCTGGAGCGCGGCGAGTCGCTGGAGTCCTGTCAGGCGCTGGAGGCGTTCAAGCGTAATCAGGGGCAGTTGGGGATGGTCTCGGCCTTTCTGTTCGTGACCCTGCAAGCCTGGCTGGTGGTCTCGCTGGTGTCGATCGCGTTGCTGTTCAATGATCCCTTCCCGACGCTCGACAACTTCCTGCCGGTCGTGTTCTTCTCGGGGGATCACCTGCTCCTGCTGGCGACCATCACCGTCATCGGCGCCGGCTTTGCGGCCGTCGTCTTCGGCATCATGGCCATCACCGTGCCCTTGCTCACCGACCGGCACGTCGACGCCCTGACCGCTATGCGCACCAGCGTGCGCGCCGTGACGCAAAATCCCGGCCCCATGCTGCTCTGGGCCGGGTTGATCGTGCTGATCGTGGGCGCGGGGCTGGCGACCTTCTATCTGGGACTCTTCATCGCCATCCCGCTCGTGGGGCACGCCAGTTGGCATGCCTATCGCGATCTGGTGCCCAGTCCCTGA
- a CDS encoding HAMP domain-containing protein: MVAGLGLSASLLIVWLIARSISRPLCALADSTDHIAKGDFDAPLPEVRRRDEVGTLTGAFAAMRTALRRHIERLRTTTAVKEHIESELTIARDIQIRRRVCSTHSRPRPDRILRT, from the coding sequence ATCGTCGCCGGCCTGGGTCTGTCGGCCTCACTGCTGATCGTATGGCTGATCGCGCGCTCCATCAGCCGCCCGCTGTGCGCGCTCGCCGACTCGACCGACCACATCGCCAAGGGCGATTTCGACGCCCCCTTGCCCGAGGTGAGGCGGCGCGACGAGGTCGGCACGCTGACCGGGGCCTTCGCGGCCATGCGCACGGCACTGCGCCGGCACATCGAGCGGCTCAGGACGACGACGGCGGTCAAGGAGCATATCGAGAGCGAGCTGACGATCGCGCGCGACATCCAGATTCGGAGGCGCGTCTGCTCGACACACTCGCGTCCGCGCCCCGACAGGATCTTGCGGACCTGA
- a CDS encoding ATP-binding protein: MNAVTQRLPATVEQLPEAQAFLKSWIEQAGLDPRLGGRLALALEEVFVNVCHYAYPPGQPGEIELRILPDAERFVLDVLDDGQPFDPTDLPEPDLAATLEQRTVGGLGWFLVRQMVTELSCRREQGRNLVSLIMCQPADEDERTPDAARG; this comes from the coding sequence ATGAACGCCGTGACCCAGCGTCTGCCGGCAACCGTCGAGCAACTGCCCGAAGCCCAGGCGTTCCTGAAGTCCTGGATCGAGCAGGCCGGACTCGATCCGCGTCTCGGCGGACGGCTCGCACTGGCGCTCGAAGAGGTGTTCGTCAATGTCTGTCACTATGCCTATCCGCCGGGTCAGCCGGGCGAGATCGAGCTGCGGATCTTGCCGGATGCCGAGCGATTCGTGCTCGATGTGCTCGACGACGGACAGCCGTTCGACCCAACCGACCTGCCGGAGCCGGATCTGGCCGCAACCCTGGAGCAGCGCACCGTCGGCGGTCTGGGCTGGTTCCTGGTGCGCCAGATGGTGACTGAACTGAGCTGTCGGCGCGAGCAGGGACGCAATCTGGTCTCGCTGATCATGTGCCAGCCCGCGGACGAGGATGAGCGTACCCCGGATGCCGCACGTGGTTGA